The Vicia villosa cultivar HV-30 ecotype Madison, WI linkage group LG1, Vvil1.0, whole genome shotgun sequence genome includes a region encoding these proteins:
- the LOC131655637 gene encoding uncharacterized protein LOC131655637: MAGRMLRWSLELAEFDIKYEGRKALKAQVLADFVAEMAFPETTNNNTRKWTLYVDDTSSSIGSGAGIILENGEGTLIEVSISLSFPTSNNQAKYEALLAGLRLTNDLEAEDIEVFTDSQLVGSHISGEYQVKSEALAEYLTLVKERLARFRSTKVKHIPREHNARADVLSKLASTRKKGGNKSVIQEILPKPSTETPSSISLVSAIRDTTGWMTPVYNYLNSDILPTDPKEASTIQRRACSYVLVENRLYRRGFSIPLLKCIDDGRVPHILQEIHEGINSQHLGGRSLARKALRAGYYWPTMQDDAKEYVKKCDKCQRFGDMQLAPPNELKSLSSPWPFTWWGMDLLGPFVTGSNQNKYLIVAVNYFTKWIEAEPLAKITSLNVLRFYKRNILARFGVLLSIITDNGTHFTDGRFQEFVTKLGTKQHFASVEHPQTNG; this comes from the coding sequence atggccgggagaatgctccGGTGGTCGTTGGAACTTGCGGAGTTCGACATCAAATACGAAGGAAGAAAAGCCCTTAAAGCACAGGTCTTGGCAGATTTCGTAGCCGAAATGGCCTTCCccgaaacaacaaacaacaacacccGAAAATGGACCTTATACGTGGACGATACTTCAAGCTCAATCGGCAGCGGAGCAGGGATCATTCTTGAAAATGGAGAAGGAACCCTCATAGAGGTATCCATTTCACTATCATTCCCAACGTCCAACAACCAAGCAAAGTATGAGGCCCTGCTAGCCGGGTTGCGCCTCACAAACGACTTAGAAGCCGAAGACATTGAGGTGTTCACCGACTCTCAACTGGTCGGATCCCACATCTCGGGCGAATATCAGGTCAAAAGCGAAGCCCTCGCCGAATACTTGACCCTCGTAAAAGAAAGACTGGCCCGATTCAGAAGCACCAAAGTAAAACACATTCCAAGGGAACACAACGCTCGGGCAGACGTCCTATCAAAACTGGCGAGCACAAGAAAGAAGGGAGGTAACAAATCCGTAATCCAGGAGATATTGCCAAAACCCAGTACCGAAACCCCATCCTCAATATCACTCGTAAGCGCAATTAGGGACACAACCGGTTGGATGACGCCCGTATACAATTACCTAAATAGTGACATCCTGCCCACTGATCCAAAAGAGGCCTCCACCATCCaaaggagagcctgctcgtacgtCTTAGTCGAAAATCGCCTCTACCGACGAGGATTTTCCATACCTCTCCTCAAATGTATAGACGATGGCAGAGTTCCCCACATACTCCAAGAGAtacacgaaggaatcaactcccAACATCTAGGAGGAAGATCACTCGCTCGGAAAGCCCTCCGAGCAGGCTACTATTGGCCGACGATGCAAGACGACGCCAAAGAATACGTGAAGAAATGTGACAAATGCCAACGTTTCGGGGACATGCAACTCGCACCCCCTAACGAACTCAAGTCCTTATCATCTCCCTGGCCGTTCACATGGTGGGGGATGGATCTCCTCGGTCCATTCGTGACCGGAAGCAATCAGAACAAGTACCTAATAGTTGCGGTcaactatttcaccaagtggatcGAGGCAGAGCCATTGGCCAAAATCACATCCTTGAACGTACTCCgcttctacaaaagaaacatcctcgcccGGTTCGGGGTACTATTGTCTatcatcaccgacaacggcacccattTCACAGACGGACGCTTCCAAGAGTTCGTCACGAAATTGGGAACGAAGCAACATTTCGCGTCGGTCGAACATCCACAAACGAACGGGTAA